Within Streptomyces albofaciens JCM 4342, the genomic segment ACGCGCTGCTGCTCACCCTCACCACCGCCTTCACCCCCGTCGTCTGGCCCGCCGCCGTGGTCCTGGGCCTCGCCCTGCTGGTGCTGCGCGCCTTCGACGGCAACCGCGGCCTGCTCCTGCCGTACGCGCTGCGCTTCCTGGCCGTCGCGGTCACCCCGCTGATCGTCCTCGCGCCCTGGTCGCTGTCCCTGCTCACCCACCCCTCCCGCCTCTTCCGCGAAGCCGGACTGGACCTGGGCGCCGGACCGGCCTCGGCCCTGGACCTGGTCGGCATCAGCCCCGGCGGCCCCAAGGCCGTCGGCGGCGTGCTGCTCCTGGGCATCGTGCTGGCCGCGCTGGCCGCCACCCTGCGCGCCGACCGGCAGTTCGCGGTCCGCACGGCCTGGGCCGTCGCCGTGACCGGCCTGCTCCTCGCCGTCCTGGCCAACCGCTCCGCGTGGGCCGGGCCCGCCGTCCTCGTCTACGGGCTGGCGCTGCTGTGCGCCGCCGCCGTCGGCGCCGAGGGCATCCGCTCCCGCATGGAGAGCGTCGGCTTCGGCTGGAAGCAGCCGGTCGCCGTGCTGATCGCGCTGTCCGCGCTGATCGCCCCGCTCTACGCGGCGGCCGGCTGGATGATCACCGGCGCGGCCGGGCCGCTGGAGCGCCGCGCCGCCGTCCAGGTCCCCGCGTTCGTCGCCGAGGACTCCGGCTCCGTCGACCGGGCCCGCACCCTCGTCCTCGACGGCGACGCCGGACACGTCGCGTACACCCTGGTACGCGGCTCCGGCGCACGCCTCGGGGACGCCGACATCGCCACGGAGACCGGCGAGGACAAGCGGCTCGGCGGCATCGTCGCCAACCTCGTGGCCGGCTCCGGCGCCGACCAGACCAACCAGCTCGGCGGCTACGCGATCCGCTACGTCCTGGTCCGCGACGGCGCCCCCCGCCAGATGGGCCGCGTCCTGGACGCCACGCCGGGCCTGACCCGGCTCAGCCAGGAGGACGGCAGCGCCCTGTGGCGCGTGGACCAGCGCGTCGCGCGCGTCACGATCGTGCCGTCGGAGACCAAGGACGGCACCCGCGCCGGCCGCGCCGCCGCGCCGGTCCCGGTCGCCGCCGGCCCGGTCGAGGCCCACACCGACCTGCCCAACGGCCCCGACGGCCGGGTGCTGCGCCTCGCCGACACCGCCGGCCCGGGCTGGCAGGCCACCCTCGACGGCAAGGCGCTCAAGCCGGTCACGCTCGACGGCTGGGCGCAGGGCTTCACCCTGCCCGCGAACGGCGGACGCCTGGACCTCACCTACGACGACCCCATGGGCCACACCCTGTGGCTGTGGGCCCAGGGCCTGCTCGCCGTCGTCCTGGTGGTGCTCGCGCTGCCGGGCCGCCGCCGGGAGATCGACGACGACCTGCCCGAGGACGGCGCGGCCGCGACGGCCGCGCCGGCCGCCACGGGCGAGGGCCGCCGGGCCCGGCGGCTGCGGGCGGCCCAGGCCGCCGGCGCCCCCGAAGGCGCGGAAGCGGGCGTCCCGGCGCCGCGCACCGGCGACGGGCCGACGCCCGACCCCATGGCACTCGCGGGTGCCGAGCACCCCGACCCGATGGCCGACCCGATGACGGGCGGGACCGCCGACCCGTACGCGGCCGTTCCGCAGCAGCAGGTCTTCGACCCGTACCAGGGCGTGCAGCAGCCGTACGGACAGGGCCAGGACGCCCCGTCGTACGGACAGGACCCGGGCGTGCCGTCGTACGGGCAGGACCCGGGTGCGCCGTCGTACGGCCAGGACCAGAGCCAGTACGGCCAGAACCAGTACGACCAGGCTCCGTACGGCCAGAACCAGTACGGCCATCCGGACCCGGACTCCACCCCCTACCCGCCGAATCCGGACCAGGACCAGCCCGCCGACCCGTACCAGCCCGGTGCCTACGACCCGTACCACTACGGCCAGCAGGCCCAGCAGCCCCAGCAGGCCCACCAGCCGCCGCACCAGCAGCCTTACGGCGACGGCACGACGTACCCCGGCTCCTACCCCGAGCCCCGCCGCGACGGGAGCGACCAGCAGTGAAGCGCACCATCATGTCCCTGATCGGCGCGGCCGCGGCACTCGGCGCGGTCACCGGCGTCGCCGCCGTCGCCGCGCCGGACGGGCCGCGGGACGGCGCGGCCAAGGGCGGTACCCGGCTGCCCGTCGAGCGGTCCGCGCTGCTGTGCCCGCCGCCCACCTCCTCCGAGGTCGGCGACACCACGTACACCGCCTTCACGCCGAAGGGCACGGGTGGCAAGGCGGGCTCCCAGGGCACCGCCGGACTGCTGCCCGCGCAGCCCGGCAAGCAGCAGGACGGCAAGGGGAAGCCGCCCCAGGACGACAAGGAGAAGGGCGGTGGGCAGGGCGCGCAGGCGGACGCCCAGCCCGTCGCGCCCCTGAAGGAGCCCGGTACGCCGGTCACCGCGAGCACGGACCGCGCGGACGCGCCCGCCCTCGTCGGGGCCGCCGACGGCGCCCTCGCGCCCGGCTGGACCGTCCAGCAGACGACCAGCGTCGCGGCCGGCAGCGGCCGCGGCCTGCTCGGCCTGTCCTGCGTCGCGCCCGACACCGACTTCTGGTTCCCCGGCGTGAGCACCGCCAAGGACCGCCAGGACTACGTCCACCTCACCAACCCGGACAACACCCCGGCCGTCGTGGACCTGGACCTGCGCGGCAAGGACGGCCCGGTGCAGTCCGCCTCCGGCGAGAACATCAGCGTCCCGCCGCACGCCACCGTGCCGGTGCTGCTCTCCACGCTGACCGGTACGCCCGTCCAGGACGCGGCGCTGCACGTGACCGCCCGCGAGGGCCGGGTCGGCGCCTCCGTCCAGGCCGCCGACGCCAAGCTCGGCGGCGACTGGCTGCCCGCCGCGGCCGACCCCGCGCCCGGCCTGGTGCTGCCCGGCATCCCGGCCGACGCCACCTCCGTCCACCTCGTCGCCGTCGCCCCCGGCAAGGCGGACGCCGACCTGAAGGTGCAGCTGGCCACCCCGAACGGCCTGATCACCCCGGCCGGCCTGGAGACCCTGCACGTCAAGAGCGGCATGACCACGACCGCCGACCTCAAGGACCTCACCAAGGGCGAGGCGGGCTCGCTCGTCCTCACCCCGGCCGACGGCTCCACGGCACCGGTCACCGCGGCCCTCCGGGTCACCCGCGGCCAGGGCGACAAGCAGGAGATGGCCTTCATCCCGGCGACCCGGCCGGTCGGTCAGCGGGCCACCGCCGCCGACAACCGGGAGAAGGGCGGCACGCTGTCCCTCGTCGCGCCGGAGAAGGGCAAGGACGCCAAGGTCACGGTCACCGCGTCGGCGGGCAGCGGGGGCGGTACGCCGGTCTCGAAGACGTACACGGTCAAGGGCGGCAGCACCCTCGCCGTCGAGCCGCCGCGCCCACAGGGCCTGAAGGGCTCCTACGCGCTGACCGTCACCCCGGAGGCGGGCAGCGGCCCGGTCCACGCGGCCCGCACCCTGGCCCTGCCGCAGGGCGGCCTCCCGGCCTTCACCGTGCAGACGCTGCCGGACGACCGGGGGACGGTCGTGGTGCCGACGGCGGGGGAGGACCTGTCACTGCTGACGAAGTGAGGGCGGGGCCGGGCGGCCGCGACGGACCCGCCCGGCTTCAGTCCTGTCCGTACCGCGGGTCCACCGACTCCGGTGCCAGGCCGAGCAGCTCGGCGACCTGCTCGACGACGACCTCGTGGACCAGGAGTGCCCGCTCGTCGCGGTTCTTCGTGCGGATCTCGACCGGGCGGCGGTAGACCAGCACCCGGTCCCGCTGGTCACCGTCGGCGGGCAGCAGCCGGCCCAGCGGCACCGTCTCCTCGTCGTCCGGCAGCCCGGCGGCCCCGTCGGGCCCGAACCCGGGCACCTCGACCACCAGGAAGTCGACGTCGGCCAGCTGGGGCCAGCGCCGCTCCAGCCGGTCGCGTGAGTCGTAGACCAGGTCGACGAAGGCGTCCGCACGGCTCACGGAGAGCGGTACCTGGGGCGGCGCGACCGGGCCGCGCATGCCGCGGCCGTGGCGGTCGCGGCGGCGCGGGCGCGGCTCCGCCGGCGCGGGGCTTCGTCCGGCGCCGGCGCCCGGCGCGGCGGACCCGCCGGTCCCGCCGGTGCCGGCCGGGGCAGGGGTCCCCCCGGAGTCGGCCGGAGGAGGTACGGGGCTGTCCATCAAAACCGAGCGTAACCGTCCAAGGGCGGGCGGGGCGCAAGAGCGGCGGATCCGGTGAGATGTCGGTGAGTGACCGGTCATAGGCTCGTTGCGTCCGTTCGCGACTACGCGCCGGACCGCGAACAGCATGAGGAATGACACGAAATGCACACAGTCATGACGGGTTTTGACCCCCTGCGCCGTACGGCGCAGTGCTCCCCGCGCGGAGCGGCCCGAGCGCCCGCAGGTCAGGCGCACCGGACGAACCAGGACGACACGGTCGGGTGAGGTCGTGGAGAGTCATCGCGGCCCGCTCAAGAGTGCGGTACCGTCCAACGTCGTGAGCCCTGTACGTCGCTGTTCGCGCACTGCGTGCGGCCGCCCCGCCGTCGCAACGCTGACGTACGTCTACGCGGATTCGACCGCCGTGCTCGGACCGCTCGCCACCTACGCCGAGCCCCACTGCTACGACCTGTGCGCCGAGCACTCCGAGCGGCTGACCGCGCCGCGCGGCTGGGAGGTCGTGCGCCTGGCCACCGACGCCGGGCCGGCCCGCCCCAGCGGCGACGACCTCGAAGCGCTCGCCAACGCGGTGCGCGAGGCCGCCCGGCCGCAGGAGCGCGCCGCGGGCGGCGGCAACGGACCGCAGGTCTCCGGACCGAACGGCCGCGACGCCCACCCGATGGAGGTCGCCCGCCGAGGGCATTTGCGGGTGCTGCGGTCGCCGGATTCGTGAGGGCGGTCGCCGGGTTCTGGGGACGGCCGCCGGATTCGTGAGAACGGCTGCCGGATTGCTGAGGACGGCCGTCGCGTTCGTGAGGACCGCCGCCGGCTCACGGGCGGACACGGCCCGCACGGGCCGCCCGTACTGCCAAACGTCCGTGCTTCCGCACTCCCGTGCTTCCGCGCTTCCATACGCGGCAT encodes:
- a CDS encoding glycosyltransferase family 2 protein; its protein translation is MSLHSQPAAQAAQAAAQYHDGTPEFPRHVVTAVLVSHDGERWLPDALAGLLGQERPPQQTVGADTGSADASARLLAEALGDDRVLHLARRSGFGTAVDEAVRAAPVLGPDDLPYLQRPSGWDPVGRTWRDDAYDLPELPHGEPVQWLWLLHDDCAPEPGALAELLRVADASPSTAIVGPKLRSWYDRRQLLEAGVSIARSGRRWTGLDRREQDQGQHDQVRPVLSVSTAGMLIRRDVYEQLGGFDRRLPLMRDDVDLCWRAQAAGHQVLVAPDAVLRHAEAAARERRPIDCVGRSVAGPHRVDKAGAVYTLLANTRGVLLPYVALRIVLGTLLRVLAYLVGKVPGQALDELAGLFGTVLRPGTILAARRKRGRPAVEASELRPLFPPPGATVRATVEQVAGNLAGRSAPEAASAGRHGAVESGPGGDDADYLEIEQFARLKRIARRPAPVLFLVLLVVSLVACRSLLGSGALTGGALLPAPDSVGDLWSSYLDGWHATGTGSTAPAPPYLAVLALAATFFLGNTGLAMTVLLVCSVPLAGLSAYFASRPLVTSRLLRAWGSVVYAFLPAATGALAGGRIGTAVLAVLLPPMARAAVAAGGLRLTPGTRPSWRAAWAYALLLTLTTAFTPVVWPAAVVLGLALLVLRAFDGNRGLLLPYALRFLAVAVTPLIVLAPWSLSLLTHPSRLFREAGLDLGAGPASALDLVGISPGGPKAVGGVLLLGIVLAALAATLRADRQFAVRTAWAVAVTGLLLAVLANRSAWAGPAVLVYGLALLCAAAVGAEGIRSRMESVGFGWKQPVAVLIALSALIAPLYAAAGWMITGAAGPLERRAAVQVPAFVAEDSGSVDRARTLVLDGDAGHVAYTLVRGSGARLGDADIATETGEDKRLGGIVANLVAGSGADQTNQLGGYAIRYVLVRDGAPRQMGRVLDATPGLTRLSQEDGSALWRVDQRVARVTIVPSETKDGTRAGRAAAPVPVAAGPVEAHTDLPNGPDGRVLRLADTAGPGWQATLDGKALKPVTLDGWAQGFTLPANGGRLDLTYDDPMGHTLWLWAQGLLAVVLVVLALPGRRREIDDDLPEDGAAATAAPAATGEGRRARRLRAAQAAGAPEGAEAGVPAPRTGDGPTPDPMALAGAEHPDPMADPMTGGTADPYAAVPQQQVFDPYQGVQQPYGQGQDAPSYGQDPGVPSYGQDPGAPSYGQDQSQYGQNQYDQAPYGQNQYGHPDPDSTPYPPNPDQDQPADPYQPGAYDPYHYGQQAQQPQQAHQPPHQQPYGDGTTYPGSYPEPRRDGSDQQ
- a CDS encoding DUF5719 family protein; the encoded protein is MKRTIMSLIGAAAALGAVTGVAAVAAPDGPRDGAAKGGTRLPVERSALLCPPPTSSEVGDTTYTAFTPKGTGGKAGSQGTAGLLPAQPGKQQDGKGKPPQDDKEKGGGQGAQADAQPVAPLKEPGTPVTASTDRADAPALVGAADGALAPGWTVQQTTSVAAGSGRGLLGLSCVAPDTDFWFPGVSTAKDRQDYVHLTNPDNTPAVVDLDLRGKDGPVQSASGENISVPPHATVPVLLSTLTGTPVQDAALHVTAREGRVGASVQAADAKLGGDWLPAAADPAPGLVLPGIPADATSVHLVAVAPGKADADLKVQLATPNGLITPAGLETLHVKSGMTTTADLKDLTKGEAGSLVLTPADGSTAPVTAALRVTRGQGDKQEMAFIPATRPVGQRATAADNREKGGTLSLVAPEKGKDAKVTVTASAGSGGGTPVSKTYTVKGGSTLAVEPPRPQGLKGSYALTVTPEAGSGPVHAARTLALPQGGLPAFTVQTLPDDRGTVVVPTAGEDLSLLTK
- a CDS encoding metallopeptidase family protein; this encodes MDSPVPPPADSGGTPAPAGTGGTGGSAAPGAGAGRSPAPAEPRPRRRDRHGRGMRGPVAPPQVPLSVSRADAFVDLVYDSRDRLERRWPQLADVDFLVVEVPGFGPDGAAGLPDDEETVPLGRLLPADGDQRDRVLVYRRPVEIRTKNRDERALLVHEVVVEQVAELLGLAPESVDPRYGQD
- a CDS encoding DUF3499 domain-containing protein, which produces MESHRGPLKSAVPSNVVSPVRRCSRTACGRPAVATLTYVYADSTAVLGPLATYAEPHCYDLCAEHSERLTAPRGWEVVRLATDAGPARPSGDDLEALANAVREAARPQERAAGGGNGPQVSGPNGRDAHPMEVARRGHLRVLRSPDS